ATGTCATGAAACAACAAGGTTGGCATGAAATTTTAGAAAAAGCGATTGATGCAGCCAGTCAGCGCGGTAAAACAATGGGCGATGAACTCGGCCAGAGTTAGTTAATACCTAGACCCAGCACAATTCCCAGAAATAAAAATCCGCCTAACCAGTTGTTATGGCGGAATGCTTTAAAGCAATTGTCTCTATTGCGAGTTGAAACTAACTTCAAGTGATAGATCGCGCAAGCCAATGCTGCGAACCAACCCACTAAAAAATAATTGCTTAAGTTAGCCAATTGCGCCACCCATAACTGACTCAGAAAAAGCATCCCGTAGCTTATTGCTATAGCGACGACATCATACTGACCAAAAGTAATGGCCGACGTTCTCAATCCTAGGCGCAGATCATCATCGCGATCAACCATGGCATAGGCTGTGTCATAGGCTATCGCCCAAAAGATATTCCCAATAAATAAGAACCATGCCTCTAAGGGAATGAAATCCAAAATAGCCGCATACGCCATCGGAATGCCAAAGCCAAAGGCAATGCCTAAGACAGCTTGAGGCATGGCAAAAAAGCGTTTAGTAAAGGGATAGACGAAGGCTGCTAGCAAAGCAAGCACGGACAACTGCTTTGTAAATAGGTTCAGGGGCTGAATGAGTAAAAAGGCGAGTAGTGCCAAAACACCAGCTACGGCTACAGCCTCTTTGCCGGAGATTTTTCCACTTGTGACTGGGCGGCCTTGGGTCCGTTTAACATGCCGATCAAAATCACGATCAGCATAATCGTTGATTGCGCAGCCCGCACTACGCATCAAAAATGTGCCAACAATAAAGATCAGCAAAATAGATAAATCAGGCACGCCACTGCTTGCCAACCAAAGAGCCCAGAGCGTAGGCCACAATAGTAATAGCGTACCAATCGGCTTATCTAGCCTGATTAGATACCCGTAAGAAATAAAACGATCTTTTAAATTCATAAAGTAATTATCAAGCCTTCAGAAATTCTGCTCGAGATCCGAGCCAGCGCTCTAAATGACGCTCTACCAGATCTGCATGCTCAGCGAGTAAGCGCTCAGCCGCCTGTTGAGCCAAGTCAATTAACCAGGCGTCGCGTTGCAAATCAACAAAGCGCAACATCGCATCCCCTGATTGCTTTGCACCCAATAATTCACCCGGACCACGCAGAGATAAATCTCGCTCGGCAATCACAAAACCATCCGAGGTCTCACGTAAAGTTTGTAGGCGCTCTTTGGCCGCCATTGAAAGTGGTTCGGCATACATCAAAATACAAACCGAATCCGCAGACCCCCTACCCACGCGCCCGCGTAATTGATGAATCTGAGCATAACCAAAACGCTCAGCATGCTCAATCACCATTAACGCCGCATTGGGTACGTCTACCCCAACCTCAATTACCGTAGTAGCCACTAAAAGCTGAATCTCATTTGCCTTGAAGGCAGCCATGACTGCCGCTTTTTCTTCTGCTTTTAATCTGCCGTGTACCAAGCCAACCTTAAAGTCAGGTAAAGCCTGCGTCAGTTGCTCGAAGCTCTCAACTGCTGTTTGCAATTGCAGCACTTCAGACTCTTCAATGAGAGGGCAAACCCAGTACGCTTGCAACCCCTTAGACAGCCAACTTTGCAAACCACCAATGACCTCATCACGGCGACTGGCCTTAACTACCTTGGTAGCAATCGGTTTTCGGCCAGGAGGTAATTCATCAATGACAGAGACATCTAAGTCCGCATAGTAGGTCATCGCTAAAGTGCGTGGTATTGGTGTCGCTGACATCATCAACTGATGGCAGTAAAACAATTCTGAGCCAACCCGTTGCTGAATCTCTAAACGCTGCCTCACTCCAAAGCGATGTTGCTCATCAATCACTGCGAGGCCAAGTTTGGCAAAGCTCACATTTTCTTGAATAAGAGCATGCGTACCAATAATAAGTTGGGCTTGCCCATTCTCGATCACTGCTTGCGCCAATCGTTTTTCTTTGGCTTTCAGACTCCCCGACAGCCAAGCGATTTTTACCCCCAAAGGTTCAAACCATTCTTTCATTTTGAGGTAGTGCTGCTCAGCCAAGATCTCCGTAGGCGCCATGATGGCGGCTTGATAACCATGATCCATCACCCGCGCCGCAGCTAAAGCAGCCACTACGGTCTTGCCGCTACCCACGTCTCCTTGTAAAAGGCGATTCATCGGGAATGATTGAGAAAGGTCATGACTCATTTCAGACCAAACACGATCTTGAGCATTAGTTAATTTAAAAGGCAATACTTTCAGCAAGCCCGCTTCAAAGCTTTGCCGCTCTTTCTTGCCCTTACTCTCATCTTTATTTTTTACAAAACTAGGTGCATGCCGCTCCCGACGAATCGCATGCGCACGCTTTAACGAAATTTGCTGAGCAAGAAGTTCCTCAAACTGCACTCGACGCCAAGCAGGATGAGTACGCTCTAGCAATGCCTGAGTATTGGCATCGGCAGGCGGTTGATGCAAATAGGTAATCGCCGCTTGCAAGTTTGGCCAATCATGACTAGGCAGTAACTCTGCCATCAGTTCTTTGGGCAAGAACTCAGCCAGACTATCTTGCAGGCTTGGGTCACGTAAGGCTTGTGACACTGCTTTACGAATAATCGTTTGCGAGACTCCAACACTTGCTGGATAAACTGGAGTCAAACTAGCAGGTAGAGGTGCATCTGGAGCGACAGCTCTCACCGTAGGGTGCACCATCTCTGGACCCTGAAAACCTTCACGCACTTCACCGCGGACTCGAATATTGGCCCCAACAGCCATTTGTTTTTGCTGGCTAGGGTAGAAGTTCAGGAAACGCAGATTTAAGGTTTCAGTTTCATCCTCGATGGTCACCACCATCTGCCTTCTGGGCCTAAATAAGACCTGATTGCGAATAACTACACCCTGGGTCTGGGCTGAGTTAAATCGACCCTGATGTATGGCCTCCTCGATCGTGAGTAGCTCGGTCTCATCCTCATAACGGGATGGCAAGTGCAAAGCAAGGGCCATAGGGCTGTCTAAACCCATCTTTTGGAGTGTGCTTGGCGCTTGTTTAGTAGTCATCGTTAAAATCTAATACCTGATGGTAATGCTATGCAACTCTCCGACTTTAATTACGAACTCCCACCCGAACTAATCGCCCAACATCCCTTGGCGAATAGAACCGATAGCCGCCTCTTAGAGGTCAAGGCTGATGGGCCAAATCACGTCCAATTGGTAGATCGACAGTTTAAGGACATTCTGCGCATTGTTCAGCCCGGGGACTTATTAGTCTTTAATGACACCAAGGTTATTCCTGCGCGCTTACACGGCAAAAAGGAGACTGGCGGGAATGTGGAGCTGCTCATTGAACGCATTAGCGGTGAAAAGCAGGCTTGGGTACAAATTAGAGCGTCCAAGGTACCTAAGACTGGAACCACTGTTCATATTCACAATCAGGCTGGCGAAACCTTTCCTGTAGAGATGATTGGGTATGATGGACGTTTTTACGAGGTGCGCTTTCCGGAGAATGTGTTTTCTTTGCTGGAGCGTTTTGGTGAGCTCCCATTGCCCCCCTATATTGAGCATCAACCGGACGGTGAAGATGCGCAACGTTATCAAACAGTCGTCGCCAAAAATCCAGGGGCGGTAGCCGCCCCAACAGCAGGCCTACATTTTGATGAAGCAATTTTGCAAAAGCTAAGGGATGCTGGTGTAAGTCACGCAACCGTCACACTTCATGTCGGTGCAGGAACATTTACGCCCGTGCGCGAAGAAGATCTTTCAAAACATAAGATGCACTACGAATGGTTCTCCATTCCAAATGAGACATTAGAAGCTATTGAGGCTACCAAGAAAAATGGTGGCAGAGTTGTTGCGGTAGGCACTACTAGTCTGCGCGCACTAGAGAGCCAGGCTGCTAGCGGGCAAAGTAGGGGCGAGACCAATCTCTTTATTACCCCAGGCTACCAATTTAAAACCGTAGATTGTTTGTTAACCAACTTTCATCTGCCAAAATCTACCTTATTAATGTTGGTCAGTGCTTTTGCGGGAATGGAAAACATTCGCGCCGCTTATCAACATGCCATTCATCAGAAGTATCGTTTCTTCAGCTATGGAGATGCGATGTTTCTTTGTCGACTCGAGAATCCAAAGTTATGACCAAACCCGTTCACTTCAATATCCTGGCGCGCGACTCGCAAAGCCCAGCTCGTCTTGGTCAGCTTGACCTTCCACATGGCAGCGTGCAAACACCAATCTTCATGCCCGTGGGAACGTATGGCACTGTCAAGGCAATGACACCGCGTGATTTGAATGAAGCCAAGGCACAAATTATTTTGGGCAACACGTTTCATCTCTGGTTAAGACCAGGGTTAGATGTCATTAAAAAACATGGTGGCTTGCATCGTTTTATGGGTTGGGACAAACCGATCCTCACTGACTCTGGCGGCTTTCAGGTATTTAGTTTGGGCGCGCTGCGCAAGATCTCTGAAGAGGGCGTGACCTTTGCATCTCCAATTAATGGCGACAAATTATTTATGTCTCCAGAAGTGTCAATGGAAATTCAGGCGGTGCTCAATAGCGATATCGCGATGCAGTTTGATGAATGCACTCCTTATGAAATCAAAGGTCAACCTACCTCTGAAAAAACAGCGCGTGCATCACTAGAGATGTCTTTGCGCTGGGGCGATCGCTCTCTCAAGCGTTTCCGTGAACTGAATACAGGCAACGGACTCTTTGGCATTGTTCAAGGCGGCATGTTCGAGAATCTGCGTGAATTTTCTTTAGATGCCGTAAGCCAGCAAGGTTTTGATGGGATTGCTATTGGCGGCTTATCAGTTGGAGAGCCTAAACCCGAGTTTGAGCGGATTCTGAATTTCACTGCGCCCAAATTGCCAGAACATATGCCTCATTATTTAATGGGTGTTGGCACTCCAGAAGATCTGATATTGGGCGTTAGCCTAGGTATTGATATGTTCGATTGCGTGATGCCAACCCGTAACGCCCGCAATGGCTGGCTTTTTACCCGCTTTGGCGACCTCAAGCTCCGTAATTCTGGGTACAAGGACGATGATCGACCGGTAGACCCTACCTGTGCCTGCTATACCTGCCAAAACTTCACCAGATCCTACTTAAATCACCTCCAAAAGGCGAATGAGATCCTAGGGTCTCAGCTAAACACCATCCATAACCTGTCCTACTACCTCCAGCTGATGACTGAAGTCCGCGAGGCTCTGAGTAAAGACCGCTTTAGCGCCTATCGTGAGGAATTTCATAGTAATCGCCAGCGTGGTGTTGAGCCTGGACAGGACTAATAGCCCTACAGGGGGCAAAACCCCCTGCAAATCACCTCCAAAGCCCCACACAGTTTAGAATTGCGGGTTACGGCCATCGGTTTAAAGGTCGAAAAATATCGCAGTTTTTAATTGGTAATTAACGGAGGTTTTGTATGTGGATTAGTAACGCTTTTGCCCAAGCTCCTGCAGCGGGCGCAGATTCCAATGGCTTGATGAGCTTTCTCCCTTTGATTTTGATGTTTGCAGTTTTGTACTTCATCATGATTCGCCCACAAATGAAGCGTCAAAAAGAAACTAAGGCAATGCTCGAGTCATTAGGCGTTGGTGATGAGGTTGTTACTGTTGGCGGCATCATGGGCAAAGTAACAGCATTGAAAGACCAAGTGG
This is a stretch of genomic DNA from Polynucleobacter sp. JS-JIR-II-b4. It encodes these proteins:
- the ubiA gene encoding 4-hydroxybenzoate octaprenyltransferase, which translates into the protein MNLKDRFISYGYLIRLDKPIGTLLLLWPTLWALWLASSGVPDLSILLIFIVGTFLMRSAGCAINDYADRDFDRHVKRTQGRPVTSGKISGKEAVAVAGVLALLAFLLIQPLNLFTKQLSVLALLAAFVYPFTKRFFAMPQAVLGIAFGFGIPMAYAAILDFIPLEAWFLFIGNIFWAIAYDTAYAMVDRDDDLRLGLRTSAITFGQYDVVAIAISYGMLFLSQLWVAQLANLSNYFLVGWFAALACAIYHLKLVSTRNRDNCFKAFRHNNWLGGFLFLGIVLGLGIN
- the recG gene encoding ATP-dependent DNA helicase RecG, which gives rise to MTTKQAPSTLQKMGLDSPMALALHLPSRYEDETELLTIEEAIHQGRFNSAQTQGVVIRNQVLFRPRRQMVVTIEDETETLNLRFLNFYPSQQKQMAVGANIRVRGEVREGFQGPEMVHPTVRAVAPDAPLPASLTPVYPASVGVSQTIIRKAVSQALRDPSLQDSLAEFLPKELMAELLPSHDWPNLQAAITYLHQPPADANTQALLERTHPAWRRVQFEELLAQQISLKRAHAIRRERHAPSFVKNKDESKGKKERQSFEAGLLKVLPFKLTNAQDRVWSEMSHDLSQSFPMNRLLQGDVGSGKTVVAALAAARVMDHGYQAAIMAPTEILAEQHYLKMKEWFEPLGVKIAWLSGSLKAKEKRLAQAVIENGQAQLIIGTHALIQENVSFAKLGLAVIDEQHRFGVRQRLEIQQRVGSELFYCHQLMMSATPIPRTLAMTYYADLDVSVIDELPPGRKPIATKVVKASRRDEVIGGLQSWLSKGLQAYWVCPLIEESEVLQLQTAVESFEQLTQALPDFKVGLVHGRLKAEEKAAVMAAFKANEIQLLVATTVIEVGVDVPNAALMVIEHAERFGYAQIHQLRGRVGRGSADSVCILMYAEPLSMAAKERLQTLRETSDGFVIAERDLSLRGPGELLGAKQSGDAMLRFVDLQRDAWLIDLAQQAAERLLAEHADLVERHLERWLGSRAEFLKA
- the queA gene encoding tRNA preQ1(34) S-adenosylmethionine ribosyltransferase-isomerase QueA — encoded protein: MQLSDFNYELPPELIAQHPLANRTDSRLLEVKADGPNHVQLVDRQFKDILRIVQPGDLLVFNDTKVIPARLHGKKETGGNVELLIERISGEKQAWVQIRASKVPKTGTTVHIHNQAGETFPVEMIGYDGRFYEVRFPENVFSLLERFGELPLPPYIEHQPDGEDAQRYQTVVAKNPGAVAAPTAGLHFDEAILQKLRDAGVSHATVTLHVGAGTFTPVREEDLSKHKMHYEWFSIPNETLEAIEATKKNGGRVVAVGTTSLRALESQAASGQSRGETNLFITPGYQFKTVDCLLTNFHLPKSTLLMLVSAFAGMENIRAAYQHAIHQKYRFFSYGDAMFLCRLENPKL
- the tgt gene encoding tRNA guanosine(34) transglycosylase Tgt; protein product: MTKPVHFNILARDSQSPARLGQLDLPHGSVQTPIFMPVGTYGTVKAMTPRDLNEAKAQIILGNTFHLWLRPGLDVIKKHGGLHRFMGWDKPILTDSGGFQVFSLGALRKISEEGVTFASPINGDKLFMSPEVSMEIQAVLNSDIAMQFDECTPYEIKGQPTSEKTARASLEMSLRWGDRSLKRFRELNTGNGLFGIVQGGMFENLREFSLDAVSQQGFDGIAIGGLSVGEPKPEFERILNFTAPKLPEHMPHYLMGVGTPEDLILGVSLGIDMFDCVMPTRNARNGWLFTRFGDLKLRNSGYKDDDRPVDPTCACYTCQNFTRSYLNHLQKANEILGSQLNTIHNLSYYLQLMTEVREALSKDRFSAYREEFHSNRQRGVEPGQD
- the yajC gene encoding preprotein translocase subunit YajC yields the protein MWISNAFAQAPAAGADSNGLMSFLPLILMFAVLYFIMIRPQMKRQKETKAMLESLGVGDEVVTVGGIMGKVTALKDQVVTVEISAGTEVHMQKGAVTTVLPKGTLKSA